In the genome of Arachis hypogaea cultivar Tifrunner chromosome 9, arahy.Tifrunner.gnm2.J5K5, whole genome shotgun sequence, the window TGGAGCACGATATTTGTCTAAATGGGAGTTTATTAGGCCTTTTGAGAAGCccatttatagaaaaataaagcccactaataacaataaaaataaaaaagcacaGAAACATGTCCACGAAAACAAAATATGAAAACCTCACATATCCATcaccgaaaaaaaaaatcatattctaATTAAGCAagcctcttctctctctctcttgcttcattctctctctctctctgctcttGATCGATCTTCGAGCGCCAACTGCTCTTTGCAGGTGAATCTCCAGTTCTTCTATGATCCTCTCTCTTTCTACTACCCTCAATTCAGAGTtgctttcaaattttaatttcaccaTTCTGAATCTgatcttttttttattgaaattaatttctaTTGTACTGCATCATCATCCACTCACATCTAACTATttgattggaaaaaaaaaaaaaatcccagcACTTTCACTCttcttcattttgttgtttttctgttGTGTTGATTCATAGGTCTCTCTGGTTAGCTTAATTTTACTTGCGAATTTCTACtctctctttttaaaaataatttagggtCTGAAACTgagtttttttcttttacataaaataaaatttgtaaattTGTTCAAAGTCATTAGCTTAAGTTGAAACAGGGCAATGAAAGGGATATGTTGATATGCATTTGGATGGGTATGTGTAAGAATGATCTAATTCATAGTAATAGTAACAGTATCATGAGTACTTGAAAATTTTGATGtcgcattttattttattttttttgctgaaTTGTAGTCCACACATTATTGGGTTTGATTTCAAAGTTTTTTGAATGGTAATGAGACAAGCACCTTTATGAGTTTAAATATCTTCATGATTTGACACTGGAAATGAAAATATAATTGTCTAATCTTTCTATGATAGATGTAGCATATTGAACTTAGTGAGAATAGATTTACATTTACTGATGATCGGTCAAAGGGAACTGAAATCCTTGTTTATTTGTGTGGTTTGTGTTTGGGATCAGATATTGTTAgggttgaaagaaagaaagaaagatgtcGGGGCAAACACAGCGTCTGAATGTTGTCCCCACGGTGACGATGCTGGGAGTGGTGAAGGCTCGTTTGGTTGGAGCCACGCGTGGTCACGCTCTCCTAAAGAAGAAGAGTGATGCACTTACTGTGCAGTTTAGGCAGATCCTGAAGAAGATTGtgtctaccaaggagtcaatggGGGACATCATGAAGACCTCTTCTTTTGCACTGACCGAGGCAAAGTATGTTGCTGGGGACAACATTAAGCATGTTGTGCTCGAGAATGTTCGTGAGGCCTCCCTCAAGGTCCGGTCCCGGCAGGAGAATGTTGCTGGTGTCAAGCTTCCCAAGTTCGAGTATACCAATGATGGCGAGGTTAACAAGAATGACCTCACTGGATTGGCCCGGGGCGGCCAGCAGGTGCAGCAGTGCCGAGTTGCTTACATCAAGGCAATTGAGGTCCTTGTGGAGCTTGCCTCTCTTCAGACATCCTTCCTCACACTCGATGAGGCAATCAAGACTACAAACCGGAGGGTTAATGCCCTTGAGAATGTGGTGAAGCCTAGGTTGGAGAATACCATTAGTTACATTAAGGGAGAGTTGGATGAGCTAGAAAGAGaggatttctttaggttgaaGAAGATCCAAGGATATAAAAAGAGGGAAATCGAGAAACAGATGCAATCTGCCAAGTTGTTTGCTGAGGAACAGGTTGCTGAGAAGCTTGCGTTGCAAAGAGGTATTTCGCTGAATAATGCTCAAAACATTTTGTCTGCAACGGCCCAGAAAGACGAGGATATCATTTTCTGAATGTAGAGCATTGGTTTTGTTTGGTTTTCATTGTTCTGAATATAAACTTGGCTCTGTTGTCGTGTGCTGCCGCTGCATCCTCTGGGTGAGAAACTTACTTACAATTGTTTAGACGATAGTGTTCTGTACCATGAATAAAGGAGCTTGGTATATGTTCAATTATTTGTTTGTTATTTATGAACATCATTTATATCATATTCAGAGGTAACGAGACAATCAGCACTTCAAAGTATGGTTCTTCTAGTATCTTATGAATGTTAGGTATGTTGTGATTAGCTTTGATTTCCCATTCGAAAGTATGTTACATGCTATAATGGAATTTATTTGTTATAGCTGAATCATGATTTATGGAACATGTGGAAGagcaaatttatatttattaggaCTTATATCTTTTGTGATGCTGATTGCATTAATTTAGTCTTCCAATTACACTTTCCTTGTATCTAAATTGTATTTGGAGATTATTAGTTGTATTTCACATTATTGTCTAATCCATGTAGTCCATTCCACCTTGGAGGATAGGCTCTGCTGTTAATTTTTGTATCATAAGTATTTTACTTGTGTCAAGACCTCATTGGCAAAATAGTTGTCTATTTTGAGATGGTAAAAAAGGGCTGAGAGTAATGCACATCAGGACAAGAAAGCAAAAAGTTGTTTCTAAGGATCTTGATTGTTATTAAGTTTTTATTTGCTCATTTAATGATAATCCTCCACTAGATGCTCCTTTTTTCAGTGTGTGTTGGTTAGTGGTTAAGAGTTACTGCATAAACTTAAGCTGTAATGCAGAGAACTTACATGTGCATCATAAAATTGAAGGAAGAAACTGAATGATAATGTTAGTTGAAGACTAAATCTCTATTACAGGACAGGAGTCCACAATAACTAAGCATTTTGAAAGAAAGTGCAGTTATCTGGCTGAAACTTGACATTGAATATTGCATATCAATTATATAGTGTGTGCCATTGTGCCAAGggaaaaaaaaagtgtattaTCTATTCTGCATTTCTGCTTTTGTTTTTGTGTACATATGTCCTTTAATTAGCACCTAAATTCAAACATTTTCGTGCTTCCTGTTTCAGCAATGTACAAAATTGTTACATTTTGACTATTCTTTTATACTTAAATTGAATTTCTTTTAGACGGTAGCAATCAAATACATATGCTGTGTGAAATTCTGAGAGCTGCTCGGTCCATTACttcacattttaattttattattttggaaaTTTTGCTTAATCGGTTTAGTTCAACCGAAATTTGATTGTCCATTAAGTTATGGAAAATTCTCTGGTATGGATTG includes:
- the LOC112709739 gene encoding V-type proton ATPase subunit D — encoded protein: MSGQTQRLNVVPTVTMLGVVKARLVGATRGHALLKKKSDALTVQFRQILKKIVSTKESMGDIMKTSSFALTEAKYVAGDNIKHVVLENVREASLKVRSRQENVAGVKLPKFEYTNDGEVNKNDLTGLARGGQQVQQCRVAYIKAIEVLVELASLQTSFLTLDEAIKTTNRRVNALENVVKPRLENTISYIKGELDELEREDFFRLKKIQGYKKREIEKQMQSAKLFAEEQVAEKLALQRGISLNNAQNILSATAQKDEDIIF